The genomic segment ATCAGGATGGGTCAGGACTTGTCAGGATGGATCAGGACAGATCAGGAGGGGTCGGGATGGATCAGGACTTGTCGGGTCGGATCAGGACGGGTCAGGACTTGTCGGGTCGAGTCAGGACTGGTCAGGACTTTTCAGGATGGATCAGGACAGATCAGGACTGGTCAGGACTTTTCAGGACTGGTCAGGACGGATCAGAACGGATCAGGAGGGGTCGGGATGGATCAGGACGGGTCAGGACTTTTCAGGACTGGTCAGGACAGGTCAGGACTGGTCAGGACTGATCAGGACTGGTCAGGACTTTTCAGGATGGATCAGGACGGATCAGGACTGGTCAGGACTGGTCAGGATGGATCAGGACTTTTCAGGACGGGTCTGGACGGCTCAGGACTGGTCAGGACGGGTCAGGACTGGTCAGGACGGGTCAGGACAGATCAGGACTGGTCAGGATGGATCAGGACAGGGTGGGATGGGTCAGGACTTGTCGGGATGGATCAGGACAGATCAGGAGGGGTTGGGACGGATTGGGACAGATCAGGACAGATCAGAACGGATCAGGAGGGGTCGGGACGGATCAGGACTTTTCAGGACTGGTCAGGACAGGTCAGGAGGGGTCGGGACGGATCGGGACAGATCAGGACCGATCAGAACGGATCAGGAGGGGTTGGGATGGATCAGGACTTTTCAGGACTGGTCAGGACAGGTCAGGACTGGTCGGGACAGGTCAGGACTTTTCAGGACTGGTCAGGACAGGTCAGGACTAATCAGGACTGGTCAGGACTTTTCAGGATGGATCAGGACGGATCAGGACTGGTCAGGACTGGTCAGGATGGATCAGTACTTTTCAGGACGGGTCTGGACGGCTCAGGACTGGTCAGGACGGGTCAGGACTGGTCGGGACGGGTCAGGACTTGTCGGGACGGGTCAGGACAGATCAGGACTGGTCAGGATGGATCAGGACAGGGCGGGATGGGTCAGGACTTGTCGAGATGGATCAGGACAGATCAGGAGGGGTCGGGACGGATCAGGACAGATCAGAACGGATCAGGAGGGGTCGGGACGGATCAGGACTTTTCAGGACTGGTCAGGACAGGTCAGGACTGGTCGGGACAGGTCAGGACTTTTCAGGACTGGTCAGGACTTTTCAGGACTGGTCAGGACTTTTCAGGACTGGTCAGGACAGGTCAGGACTGGTCAGGACGGATCAGGACTGGTCAGGACTTTTCAGGACGGATCAGGACTGGTCAGGACTGGTCAGGATGGATCAGGACTTTTCAGGACGGGTCTGGACGGCTTAGGACTGGTCAGGACAGGTCAGGACTGGTCGGGACGGGTCAGGACTTGTCGGGACGGGTCAGGACAGATCAGGACTGGTCAGGATGGATCAGGACAGGGCAGGATGGGTCAGGACTTGTCGAGATGGATCAGGACAGATCAGGAGGGGTCGGGACGGATCGGGACGGATCAGGACAGATCAGAACGGATCAGGAGGGGTTGGGATGGATCAGGACTTTTCAGGACTGGTCAGGACAGGTCAGGACTGGTCGGGACAGGTCAGGACTTTTCAGGACTGGTCAGGACAGGTCAGGACTGGTCAGGACGGATCAGAATGGATCAGGAGGGGTCAGGATGGATCAGGACGGGTCAGGACTTTTCAGGACAGGTCAGGAGTGGTCAGGACTGGTCAGGACAGATCAGAGCAGATCAGGAGGGGTCGGGATGGATCAGGACGGGTCAGGACTTGTCAGGATGGACCAGGACAGATCAGGAGGGGTCGGGATGGATCAGGACGGGTCAGGACTTGTCAGGATGGACCAGGACAGATCAGGAGGGGTCGGGACAGATCAGGACTTGTCGGGTCGGATCAGGACGGGTCAGGACTTATCGGGTTGAGTCAGGACTGGTCAGGATGGATCAGGACAGATCAGGACATGTCAGGATGGGTCAGGACTGGTCAGGACGGGTCAGGACAGATCAGGACTGGTCAGGACTTTTCAGGATGGATCAGGACGGATCAGGACTGGTCAGGACGGATCAGGACTTTTCAGGACGGCTCAGGACTGGTCAAGACAGGTCAGGACTGGTCAGGACGGGTCAGGAGTTGTTGGGACGGGTCAGGACTGGTCAGGACAGGTCAGGACGGATCAGGACTTTTCAGGACGGGTCAGGACAGCTCAGGACAGGTCAGGATGGATCAGGACAGGGCGGGATGGATGAGGACTGGTCAGGACGGGTCAGGACTTGTTGGGACGGGTCAGGATGGGTCAGGACTGGTCAGGACGGATCAGGACGGATCAGGACTGGTCGGGACAGATCAGGACTTGTCAGGATGGATCAGAACGGATCGGGACGGATCAGGACAGATCGGATCATGTCAAGACGTGTCAGGACGTGTCAGGACTGGTCAGGACTTTTCAGGATGGATCAGGACAGATAAGGACGGGTCAGGATGGGTCAGGACTGGTCAGGACAGATCAGGATGGATCAGAA from the Thunnus albacares chromosome 21, fThuAlb1.1, whole genome shotgun sequence genome contains:
- the LOC122972978 gene encoding spore wall protein 2-like encodes the protein MWTHRQEASPITGLVRTDQNRSGRVGMDQDGSGLVRMDQDRSGRVGMDQDLSGRIRMGQDLSGWIRTDQEGSGWIRTCRVGSGRVRTCRVESGLVRTFQDGSGQIRTGQDFSGLVRTDQNGSGGVGMDQDGSGLFRTGQDRSGLVRTDQDWSGLFRMDQDGSGLVRTGQDGSGLFRTGLDGSGLVRTGQDWSGRVRTDQDWSGWIRTGWDGSGLVGMDQDRSGGVGTDWDRSGQIRTDQEGSGRIRTFQDWSGQVRRGRDGSGQIRTDQNGSGGVGMDQDFSGLVRTGQDWSGQVRTFQDWSGQVRTNQDWSGLFRMDQDGSGLVRTGQDGSVLFRTGLDGSGLVRTGQDWSGRVRTCRDGSGQIRTGQDGSGQGGMGQDLSRWIRTDQEGSGRIRTDQNGSGGVGTDQDFSGLVRTGQDWSGQVRTFQDWSGLFRTGQDFSGLVRTGQDWSGRIRTGQDFSGRIRTGQDWSGWIRTFQDGSGRLRTGQDRSGLVGTGQDLSGRVRTDQDWSGWIRTGQDGSGLVEMDQDRSGGVGTDRDGSGQIRTDQEGLGWIRTFQDWSGQVRTGRDRSGLFRTGQDRSGLVRTDQNGSGGVRMDQDGSGLFRTGQEWSGLVRTDQSRSGGVGMDQDGSGLVRMDQDRSGGVGMDQDGSGLVRMDQDRSGGVGTDQDLSGRIRTGQDLSG